A segment of the Populus alba chromosome 9, ASM523922v2, whole genome shotgun sequence genome:
CTCACAAAGTTACACACACAGCATCTGTCTTGCTATAGCATTacatatttatattagttttaacCTCTGCAAcagaagataaaaaaaccaCCCCATCTGGCCTTTACTTGCCTCTCTACaaacccttttttcttttttcttgttttttcatagCTCGAATCATACTCGTCTTTTCCTTTCTCATCTCTTGTATCTTGCGAAGAGTAAGAGACGGACATTACTAGGGCCAAAGAATCTTAACTGATAAGCTCCTCAGGGAAGAAAGCGGACACCTTTATTTATATCTgtgtttgattatttaattGGTGGTGGAAATGGCGATGGCGGTGGCCCCTCAGCACAGAGAGAGCAGTAGTAGTGGGAGCTTAAACAAGCACCTTACTGATAATGGAAAGTATGTTCGGTACACATCAGAGCAAGTGGAGGCTCTTGAAAGAGTTTACGCCGAGTGCCCCAAGCCAAGCTCTTTGCGCAGGCAACAGTTGATCAGAGAGTGTCCCATTTTGGCTAATATTGAGCCCAAGCAGATCAAAGTCTGGTTTCAAAATCGCAGgttaagataaaagaaaataaatttactcataatcattttgtttgtttgtttgtctgTTTTTACTGATTTTTTGGGCGATCAGGTCTGGGAGGGACTGGATTAATGACATTTTTGAAGAAAAGGTTTACACTTTGACATTAAATGCgttgatattttttgtataaatatcTGAGTTTCATTATCAGATTAGTACATGAATGAGTACTGGTGTcgctttcttttatatttttttaggtgggAGAAAGGCTAGATCCTTACTGCATTTGGGTTTAATTTcctgatttttgtttgttttgctagtttcttccttttttctattAATGCAAGCTTTCCTGTATTGGGTCATGATTTCACACCGGGTTTATGTACTTTCTATTCATAGGAAATGCATTAGTGTACGTTGTTTACGCCAATATGGGTTTTTGGTTAGTTGAATTTGGGATGTACAAAAAGAGAATCATAGTGTAAAATTCTTTTGGGGATGAAGGGGTTTCTTGGGCACTGAGAGAAGGTGGTGTTTGGGGGTGCAGGTGTCGAGAGAAGCAGAGAAAAGAGTCCTCAAGACTCCAGACTGTGAACAGGAAATTGACTGCAATGAATAAGCTGTTGATGGAAGAGAATGATCGCCTACAAAAACAGGTGTCACAGCTGGTGTGTGAAAATGGTTTCATGCAGCAACAACTACAAACTGTAAGTTTCTGATCATGGTCTTCTATTTATAATCCATATTCCAAATTGGGAAGTACTGTGGGTGATCTTGGGATATAAATTTGGCATGATGAACCAGAGTAACTCTAGCATGTACTTCTGGGTGATTCTGTGATAATTGTTGCAGTCTGAGGCCCTAGCATTGAAGTCTAAATAAAGTCCGCATCtagggaaaggaaaaaaatagtatttacaTTTCATTTGTTAACATCTTGTTTTTGTCTTCCTTCAAGCTAGTGGTTTTATGCTTATTATGTTCATCTATTTTCTTGCTGCACTTTCTTCTGTGTTTGGTCATGTTTCACTTCATTAATTAGTTATAGCACCAGTAGTGTGTTTTACTGTTTTATAAATGATAGCTCTAATCGAGATCTCTGGATTGAGAACTTgtgtaattttctttcttttcttcatgtttGGACATGATTcacataatttgatattttgtaCAGGCACCTGCGGCAGCTGATGCGAGCTGTGACTCTGCGGTTACCACTCCACAGCATTCACTCAGAGATGCCAATAACCCTGCTGGGTAAATCATTCACCAGGATCTGTTTTCCATCATGTTTTTCATTGTGTTTGGCTGGATGTATGTCTGTTGCTGTACAAGTAAtatcatgtttcttttttctgtgtTCTTTTGGCAGACTCCTCTCATTGGCAGAGGAGACCTTGGCAGAGTTCCTTTCAAAGGCTACAGGAACTGCTGTTGATTGGGTCCAGATGCCTGGGATGAAGgttgttttcattaattattttcttatatgcaTCAATTCCACCAGTAGTTTGGTTGATAGTTTTTTTGAAAGTACTTTTTTTCCCATCTGAATGAGTCATTTAAATTCATTGGCAGCCTGGTCCGGATTCGGTTGGGATCTTTGCCATTTCACAAAGGTGCAGTGGAGTGGCAGCTAGAGCCTGTGGTCTTGTAAGTTTAGAACCTACAAAGGTATGCACACTcatatttgtaaataatttaagATGTTTCTTGTCATTTATTACTGACTGCTTGTTTTAATGTGGTATATATGTgctgtttgattattttttttcaaaatatgacAGCTTGCAGAGATCCTTAAAGATCGTCAATCTTGGTTCCGGGATTGTCGGAACCTTGAAGTTTTCACTATGTTTCCTGCTGGAAACGGTGGAACAATTGAACTATTATACAGTCAGGTAATCAGAAATGGATAAAGGCGGGATTtactcttctattttttttctagactcTTATGCTCTTTACCAGAGCAGCTAAAAGTTGAAATTGGCTCAGATATATGCTCCGACCACTCTAGCTCCTGCGCGGGATTTCTGGACTCTGAGATACACTATAAGTTTAGAGAATGGCAGTCTTGTGGTATGTATACCTTCCATAGTTCAACTAATTCGTACGGACTATCAATGTTTGTCAATTCAGCTTTAGTGTCAAGATGTTgcacttgtatttttaaattgtagtGGCCTTATGAGATGTTGCACTTGTATCTTATGTTAAGGTGTGTGAGAGGTCTCTTTCTGGTTCTGGTGCTGGACCAaatgcagctgcagctgctcaGTTTGTGAGGGCTGAAATGCTTCCTAGTGGCTATTTGATAAGGCCATGTGAAGGAGGAGGGTCAATTATCCACATCGTGGATCACCTGAATCTTCAGGTATAGTTTTTGACAATTGGCATTAAGTGTCTCTTAATAAGTCAGAGTTAAtctctttcatattttttacagGCATGGAGTGTGCCTGAGGTGCTGCGACCACTTTATGAATCATCAAAAGCAGTGGCACAGAAAGTGACAATCACGGTGAGTAGGTTCTTGATGCGACCATCTTTCATAAAGCTGTATTACAAGGGATCAACTATCTTTGCCCTTTTTACCTCTATTATGAGAGGACTTTCCCTCGGTCAGTTCATTATCAATCTATTTTGGCATGGGCTGCTGCATGTAATAATTTGCATCTGTTTTACATTATTGTTTGATATGGTCGAGATGCCTTTTATGCTTGTGAAATTGCAGGCTATTCTTCCGCAAGTTGAAAATTAGGAACCTTCTCTGtctttctatcttttttcttttttttttctaatgcgGGCATGTTCTTCTACCTTGTTATGACATTATTTTGGCATGTTTACAAGTTTGGAAtccttgaaataaaataatttccatGTGGACTGTTATTTATTGGTCCGCTGCATATGATGTTATGGCTTTAATGGATAAGACAAGTTTCAACACTACTGTACTGATTACCTGGTTTCTTTCAAGGCGCTGCGCCATGTCAGGCAAATAGCTCATGAAACCAGTGGTGAGGTGGTGTATGGTTTGGGCAGGCAGCCAGCTGTGCTGAGAACCTTTAGCCAAAGATTAAGCAGGTAGTTATATGACCCTGCCTGTCACTTTAAGTGGTCTTCTTGCAAAGACATTCATGTGGGCCAACCTAATGTATATTTAAGCATTTGAGGTGTGTGTGTACATATGATTTAAGTGTGTGTTTCTGTTCTGTGTCTACTTCTCATAGAGGCTTCAATGATGCAATCAATGGGTTTAATGATGATGGTTGGTCACTGATGAATTCGGATGGAGCTGAGGATGTAATAATTGCTGTTAACACAACCAAGAATTTGATCAGTGCTAATAATCCTGCTCATTCCCTTTCATTTTTGGGAGGGATTCTTTGTGCAAAGGCTTCCATGCTACTGCAAGTAAGTTTTGAAACTATgatcacaaaaataaagaaatctttAGCATGTAATTGTTAACTTCATGCTCTTGCATTCTAGCAAACCCTGAATAAGCAAGTTCATTTGCATTTTCATCTTGAGTGCTAATTGTGGTTGTTGAATAAAGTGCACtttttaaccaatttaatttttgtccTCTACGTTTGACTGCTTATTTACTTTGAACTGACTATTTGTGCTTGCCGTTGGAATCTGAAATTACAACTGAAATCTTTTCAGGATATTCGCTGAATGCTCTGGCTTTTTCATATTTCTTGCTATATGTGGATAGTCTTTATGTCTGAAATTTTGTTGTTTGAGGCTAGATTATACTCCCTCCATCCCATTATTTTTGGccctttttcattttatttggccaatttgaaaatcaaacgttttacaaatattaaatttctattATGCCCTTTTAAACTTACAATATAATGGTGTAGATTAGTTAAGGAAAATTAGGAGTAGAAAAGGAACAACATATCAAATTCAACACCAATTAATGAGCAATTGGTGTTTtcttaaattgtgtttttttgtgaAAGGGGCAATAATAATGGGACAGAGGGAGTGATATAGAAACTGATAGTTATTTCTTCCTTTTGGCATCAAGATATGTCAAATGTTGGTGTACTGTTTATAGACAATGTGGAAATCTTAGGTTGCATGTGGCATGGGGTTAAAAATCCAGAGGGAAAATGTTAAGAGGGGTAAGTGTTGAGGGTGTGCAAAGTGTTAAAGGATGTTTGGTAGGGGTTGAAAACATTAAGAGTAATAGTAGGTCCCattataaatcaaatcaaattttaaatgaaaatataattattaaaatatcaaataatatatatttgcagTCCGAAATAGGaagtggaagaaaaaaaagaatacataaatataaaattcaaaaaagggAGGGAAGGCACATAAACCAGATTTTTCCTCCAAAATTGCTTTACCTTCCCCCCCACAAGGCTAACATTAATCCCCCTTTTGGGGTCAATGTTACCCCCCATGAAACTATCCTCCCTTCCCGAAATCATACATAACATTACAAAAGGGGGGAACTTTTCACCTCTTTTGCCCCATGCCAAACGTAGCGTTAGCACTTGTGTATgattaaaagaaagaatttaGTGCAACATGACTTTGGATAAAACtgatttctctttccttttatctGCTAGAATGTGCCTCCAGCTGTGCTGGTCCGTTTCCTAAGGGAGCATCGCTCTGAGTGGGCTGATTTCAGTGTTGATGCCTATTCTGCTGCATCGTTGAAAGCTGGTTCATATGCATATCCAGGGATGAGATCTATGAGGTTTACCGGGAGCCAAATCATCATGCCATTGGGCCACAcaattgaacaagaagaggtATGTTTTATGATGGCAATTGTTTCATGCTCATTATCGCTACATTACTGATAAATGGAACCAAAAAGATTatgtaatttcttaaaaatgagATGATGTGATATCCCaatccatattttattttggtgc
Coding sequences within it:
- the LOC118034711 gene encoding homeobox-leucine zipper protein REVOLUTA isoform X1; amino-acid sequence: MAMAVAPQHRESSSSGSLNKHLTDNGKYVRYTSEQVEALERVYAECPKPSSLRRQQLIRECPILANIEPKQIKVWFQNRRCREKQRKESSRLQTVNRKLTAMNKLLMEENDRLQKQVSQLVCENGFMQQQLQTAPAAADASCDSAVTTPQHSLRDANNPAGLLSLAEETLAEFLSKATGTAVDWVQMPGMKPGPDSVGIFAISQRCSGVAARACGLVSLEPTKLAEILKDRQSWFRDCRNLEVFTMFPAGNGGTIELLYSQIYAPTTLAPARDFWTLRYTISLENGSLVVCERSLSGSGAGPNAAAAAQFVRAEMLPSGYLIRPCEGGGSIIHIVDHLNLQAWSVPEVLRPLYESSKAVAQKVTITALRHVRQIAHETSGEVVYGLGRQPAVLRTFSQRLSRGFNDAINGFNDDGWSLMNSDGAEDVIIAVNTTKNLISANNPAHSLSFLGGILCAKASMLLQNVPPAVLVRFLREHRSEWADFSVDAYSAASLKAGSYAYPGMRSMRFTGSQIIMPLGHTIEQEELLEVIRLEGHSFAQEDAFVSRDIHLLQICSGIDENAVGACSELVFAPIDEMFPDDAPLLPSGFRVIPLESKTKDAQEALTTNRTLDLTSSLEVGPVTNHASVDGSSCHLRSVLTIAFQFPFESNLQDNVATMARQYVRSVISSVQRVATAISPSGLNPALGPKLSAGSPEALTLAHWICQSYCYHLGAELLRSDSVGGDSVLKHLWHHPDAILCCSLEALPVFIFANQAGLDMLETTLVALQDITLDKIFDESGHKALFTDFAKLMQQGFACLPAGICMSTMGRNVSYEQAVSWKVLAAEENTVHCIAFSFVNWSFL
- the LOC118034711 gene encoding homeobox-leucine zipper protein REVOLUTA isoform X2, with the translated sequence MTFLKKRCREKQRKESSRLQTVNRKLTAMNKLLMEENDRLQKQVSQLVCENGFMQQQLQTAPAAADASCDSAVTTPQHSLRDANNPAGLLSLAEETLAEFLSKATGTAVDWVQMPGMKPGPDSVGIFAISQRCSGVAARACGLVSLEPTKLAEILKDRQSWFRDCRNLEVFTMFPAGNGGTIELLYSQIYAPTTLAPARDFWTLRYTISLENGSLVVCERSLSGSGAGPNAAAAAQFVRAEMLPSGYLIRPCEGGGSIIHIVDHLNLQAWSVPEVLRPLYESSKAVAQKVTITALRHVRQIAHETSGEVVYGLGRQPAVLRTFSQRLSRGFNDAINGFNDDGWSLMNSDGAEDVIIAVNTTKNLISANNPAHSLSFLGGILCAKASMLLQNVPPAVLVRFLREHRSEWADFSVDAYSAASLKAGSYAYPGMRSMRFTGSQIIMPLGHTIEQEELLEVIRLEGHSFAQEDAFVSRDIHLLQICSGIDENAVGACSELVFAPIDEMFPDDAPLLPSGFRVIPLESKTKDAQEALTTNRTLDLTSSLEVGPVTNHASVDGSSCHLRSVLTIAFQFPFESNLQDNVATMARQYVRSVISSVQRVATAISPSGLNPALGPKLSAGSPEALTLAHWICQSYCYHLGAELLRSDSVGGDSVLKHLWHHPDAILCCSLEALPVFIFANQAGLDMLETTLVALQDITLDKIFDESGHKALFTDFAKLMQQGFACLPAGICMSTMGRNVSYEQAVSWKVLAAEENTVHCIAFSFVNWSFL